A part of Streptomyces sp. NBC_00557 genomic DNA contains:
- a CDS encoding DEAD/DEAH box helicase has product MADLGWLEGALEPGLVREAGERAQRVLIGSALRAVDAEVPQGSPDSHEAVDFAVGALDLLAWDAIAEDPKAPATRRLCGQMFALARARLPEVDSPEARLELLRTACLGWIADETPLAARLLADVELPSVPDPEEDWEGRVRRGTADAWLLLLRKRGWEDLDALDHVIAGLRDDQAAWEEAYLAGAGDDARPAAWSLAAHYHLLKTAELLAEYLATGHLMREKRPSRHYGVRQRVQAHCDRALEAAVASADPDLEVLVRLLTATADQIVDNSLWTVARAVSPEVNAFVASLVDRGRPRPIFEVLPPQRVALAEQGLIRTAHRSVVVSLPTSAGKTLIAQFRILQALNAYDKQRGWVAYVAPNRALVNQVTRRLRRDFAGLGIGVERVSPALEFDGLEADMLTDRSERQFRVLVSTPEKLDLLLRSGWQEKIGRPLCLVVADEAHHLGVDKRGIKLELLLATVNREAQDAGFLLLTPFIDNGDVIAEWLDSGSRQSVGLSVDWTPNDRILALARRERAPGSGGFRVALEPLVTSRRTLSVPDLLPLDGYRPLGLSWSQVNSPGKLAAATATVLAARGQTITLAQQPGHAWSIAQTLAGGRAELTDEGEDLRAVREVVEEEFGADFPLMGLLAKGIGVHHRGLPDEIRVVTEYLMETGDLAHLVSTTTIAQGVNFPVANVVLASHQFPYGNDIPAPDFWNLVGRAGRVEQGEVGLIALAAEDELRAGKLRQFVGRQVAELNSTLVEMVRKAIEEYGRLDLHTLAHIPEWSSFVQYLAHTYRQIGDHEEFAEEAEQILRGTLGFQDLRQANRDWAAQLTRSVREYAERLSGKALGLVDSTGFSWESVAGTLQRLGEAQIDRDVWGNPLFEGDRRPLAQLIGVMLQVPELRENLQDITAEHEGRAGDYIARVIQDWVGGASVPQLAEDHFMKDGEKDSLKAITRCCQRLFGEMAPTVSWGLSALQSLTLGQEFATLTAEAQRELRNIPSYAFYGVRSEDAIAMRLAGVPRSAAARMAATIAAEDRTSGLAAARSRLAALPETAWRSALGSKGPAYRTVWRILDGVQ; this is encoded by the coding sequence GTGGCTGATCTGGGCTGGCTTGAAGGCGCGCTCGAACCGGGTCTCGTACGGGAGGCCGGTGAGCGGGCGCAGCGGGTGCTGATCGGCTCGGCGCTGCGGGCGGTCGACGCGGAGGTTCCCCAGGGTTCACCGGACAGTCACGAGGCGGTCGACTTCGCGGTGGGGGCACTGGATCTGCTGGCGTGGGACGCCATCGCGGAGGATCCGAAGGCTCCGGCCACGCGGCGGCTGTGCGGGCAGATGTTCGCCCTGGCGCGGGCGCGGCTGCCCGAGGTGGACTCTCCCGAGGCGCGGTTGGAGCTGCTGCGTACCGCCTGCCTGGGCTGGATCGCCGACGAGACGCCGCTCGCGGCCCGGCTGCTCGCGGACGTCGAGCTGCCCTCCGTACCGGATCCGGAGGAGGACTGGGAGGGCCGGGTGCGGCGCGGTACCGCGGACGCGTGGCTGCTGCTGCTGCGCAAGCGCGGGTGGGAGGACCTCGACGCACTGGACCATGTCATCGCCGGGCTGCGCGACGACCAGGCGGCGTGGGAGGAGGCGTACCTGGCGGGGGCCGGGGACGACGCCCGGCCTGCCGCTTGGTCGCTGGCCGCCCATTACCACCTGCTCAAGACGGCGGAACTGCTCGCCGAGTATCTGGCGACCGGGCACCTGATGCGGGAGAAGCGCCCCAGCCGTCACTACGGGGTACGGCAGCGCGTGCAGGCGCACTGCGACCGGGCGCTGGAAGCGGCGGTGGCCTCGGCCGACCCCGATCTGGAGGTGCTGGTCCGGCTGCTCACGGCCACGGCGGACCAGATCGTCGACAACAGCCTGTGGACGGTGGCCCGCGCGGTCAGCCCGGAAGTGAACGCCTTCGTCGCCTCCCTCGTCGACCGGGGACGGCCGCGACCGATCTTCGAGGTGCTGCCGCCGCAGCGCGTGGCCCTCGCCGAGCAGGGCCTGATCAGGACGGCGCACCGTAGCGTGGTCGTCAGCCTGCCCACCAGCGCGGGCAAGACCCTGATCGCCCAGTTCCGGATCCTCCAGGCGCTCAACGCCTACGACAAGCAGCGCGGCTGGGTCGCGTACGTTGCCCCGAACCGTGCGCTCGTGAACCAGGTGACGCGGCGACTGCGCCGCGACTTCGCCGGCCTCGGGATCGGGGTGGAGCGGGTCAGTCCGGCCCTGGAGTTCGACGGTCTCGAAGCGGACATGCTCACCGACCGCAGCGAGCGGCAGTTCCGGGTGCTGGTGTCGACACCGGAGAAACTGGACCTGCTGCTGCGGTCCGGCTGGCAGGAGAAGATCGGGCGTCCGCTGTGTCTGGTCGTGGCCGACGAGGCGCACCACCTGGGCGTGGACAAGCGCGGGATCAAACTGGAGCTGCTGCTCGCCACGGTCAACCGTGAAGCCCAGGACGCGGGATTCCTGCTCCTGACGCCCTTCATCGACAACGGGGACGTCATCGCCGAGTGGCTGGACAGCGGCAGCCGCCAGTCGGTCGGCCTGTCCGTGGACTGGACCCCGAACGACCGCATCCTGGCACTGGCCCGGCGCGAGCGCGCCCCGGGCAGCGGCGGTTTCCGGGTCGCCCTGGAACCCCTGGTCACGAGCCGGAGAACACTCAGCGTGCCGGACCTGCTGCCCCTGGACGGATACCGGCCGCTCGGACTGTCCTGGTCGCAGGTGAACAGCCCGGGCAAACTCGCCGCGGCCACGGCGACGGTTCTCGCGGCCCGCGGCCAGACCATCACGCTGGCGCAACAGCCGGGCCACGCCTGGTCGATCGCGCAGACCCTCGCGGGCGGGCGGGCCGAGCTGACGGACGAGGGCGAAGACCTGCGGGCGGTCAGGGAGGTGGTCGAGGAGGAGTTCGGCGCGGACTTCCCGCTGATGGGCCTTCTCGCCAAGGGGATCGGCGTCCACCACCGCGGTCTCCCGGACGAGATCCGGGTCGTTACGGAGTACCTGATGGAGACCGGTGACCTGGCCCACCTGGTGTCCACCACGACCATCGCCCAGGGCGTCAACTTCCCGGTGGCGAACGTCGTCCTGGCCTCGCACCAGTTCCCGTACGGCAACGACATTCCGGCGCCCGACTTCTGGAACCTCGTCGGGCGTGCCGGACGGGTCGAGCAGGGGGAGGTGGGCCTGATCGCGCTGGCCGCGGAGGACGAGCTGCGCGCCGGGAAACTGCGGCAGTTCGTCGGCCGGCAGGTGGCGGAGCTGAACTCCACCCTCGTCGAGATGGTGCGCAAGGCCATCGAGGAATACGGTCGCCTCGACCTGCACACCCTGGCGCACATCCCCGAGTGGTCGTCCTTCGTGCAGTACCTGGCCCACACCTACCGGCAGATCGGCGACCACGAGGAGTTCGCCGAGGAGGCCGAGCAGATCCTCCGCGGCACGCTGGGCTTCCAGGACCTGCGTCAGGCGAACCGCGACTGGGCGGCCCAGCTGACACGCAGCGTGCGCGAGTACGCGGAACGCCTGTCCGGAAAGGCACTGGGACTGGTCGACAGCACCGGCTTCTCATGGGAGAGCGTCGCGGGCACGCTGCAACGGCTCGGCGAGGCGCAGATCGACCGCGACGTGTGGGGCAATCCCCTGTTCGAGGGGGACCGCCGGCCCCTCGCCCAGCTGATCGGGGTCATGCTCCAGGTGCCCGAACTGCGGGAGAATCTCCAGGACATCACGGCGGAGCACGAGGGCCGTGCTGGTGACTACATCGCGCGCGTCATCCAGGACTGGGTGGGCGGCGCTTCCGTACCGCAGCTGGCCGAAGACCACTTCATGAAGGACGGTGAGAAGGACAGTCTCAAGGCCATCACCCGATGCTGCCAGCGACTCTTCGGGGAGATGGCCCCCACGGTCTCCTGGGGCCTGTCGGCGCTCCAGTCACTGACCCTGGGCCAGGAATTCGCGACCCTCACCGCCGAGGCGCAGCGCGAGCTACGGAACATCCCGTCGTACGCCTTCTACGGCGTCCGCTCCGAGGACGCCATCGCGATGCGGCTCGCCGGCGTACCGCGGTCGGCGGCGGCCCGCATGGCCGCGACGATCGCCGCCGAGGACCGCACGAGCGGCCTCGCGGCGGCGCGCAGCCGGCTCGCCGCTCTGCCCGAGACGGCCTGGCGGTCGGCCCTGGGTTCCAAGGGCCCGGCGTACCGGACGGTCTGGCGGATCCTCGACGGGGTGCAGTGA
- a CDS encoding AAA family ATPase, with protein sequence MADEPDLQAAAAQFDRSTVTEAERAAEDERKQVLSQFPLEEWATMPLSRYALGQPAPSADGPTYCRLLQFGTPNLGSIKGGSAAKHIMYYHNSGEWRLAAPLRGMEPQEAWEALRGQFVRAFEAVGAGYFDAVDDLEVLRFGPTLVTKSLATYFPEHFLPIYAAEHLRRFITLLGGAAQSDAPAWSNNRRLLELVRSRPEFDGWSGQEVMRFLYLRFDPRPRQNTIWKIAPGERGRLWEECRDGGVIRVGWDELGDLGQYQSDTELKQALDARWPRSSGGSLTLARRLLAFRDLEPGDRIVANRGTDEVLATGTVSGSYRFEPGYAEYRHVVPVAWDVSHARKLSEPQHGWRSTFAKVDAAFFAQISAGLAVPGTQPAQSHVGDPVMLPEDVESVLEALERKGQVILHGPPGTGKTRLALGTALALTGRADALSSPPEERAAAHAEMLRAGRVHMVTFHPSYGYEDFVEGFKPDMNVTGPGLALALIDGVFHTLCAQASARPDEKFLLIIDEINRGDLPRIFGELVTLLELDKRGLPLTLPVSRRTFSVPPNVRIIGTMNTADRSISHLDAAVRRRFAFLPIDPDPDVVSGTVGPLDLAQFFESLNTRIARHLDADHQIGHAYLLRDGEPIATEDDLAAAFHHEVIPLLEDYCLGRADLLHRILGGLVDPDTGRPALMSPQDLVAALASEFTSGTPGPDA encoded by the coding sequence ATGGCGGACGAACCGGACCTGCAGGCGGCAGCAGCGCAATTCGACCGAAGCACGGTGACGGAGGCCGAGAGGGCCGCCGAAGACGAACGCAAGCAGGTGCTGTCGCAGTTCCCCCTGGAAGAGTGGGCGACGATGCCCTTGTCGCGCTACGCCTTGGGGCAGCCCGCACCTTCCGCGGACGGACCGACGTACTGCCGGCTGCTGCAGTTCGGTACCCCGAACCTCGGCAGCATCAAGGGCGGCAGCGCCGCGAAGCACATCATGTACTACCACAACTCCGGCGAGTGGCGACTGGCCGCCCCGCTGCGTGGGATGGAGCCGCAGGAAGCGTGGGAGGCACTGCGCGGGCAGTTCGTGCGAGCCTTCGAGGCCGTGGGTGCCGGGTACTTCGACGCTGTGGACGACTTGGAGGTGCTGCGCTTCGGACCGACACTGGTGACCAAGTCCCTGGCCACATACTTCCCCGAGCATTTTCTGCCCATCTACGCGGCCGAGCACCTGCGCCGGTTCATCACCCTGCTCGGAGGCGCCGCCCAGAGCGATGCACCGGCCTGGAGCAACAACCGTCGTCTGCTGGAACTCGTCCGCTCCCGCCCGGAGTTCGACGGATGGAGCGGGCAGGAGGTCATGCGCTTCCTGTACCTGAGATTCGATCCGCGCCCGCGGCAGAACACGATCTGGAAGATCGCCCCTGGTGAGCGCGGCCGGCTGTGGGAGGAATGCCGTGACGGCGGGGTGATCCGCGTCGGGTGGGACGAGCTCGGTGATCTGGGTCAGTACCAGAGCGACACCGAGCTCAAGCAGGCGCTCGACGCGCGCTGGCCGCGCAGCAGCGGAGGCAGCCTGACACTTGCCCGGCGGTTGCTCGCCTTCCGGGACCTGGAGCCGGGAGACCGGATCGTCGCCAACCGCGGCACGGACGAGGTCCTCGCGACCGGCACCGTCAGCGGGAGTTACCGCTTCGAACCCGGCTATGCCGAATACCGGCACGTCGTTCCGGTGGCGTGGGACGTTTCGCACGCACGGAAGTTGTCGGAGCCGCAACACGGTTGGCGGTCCACGTTCGCCAAGGTCGACGCGGCCTTTTTCGCGCAGATCTCCGCGGGTCTTGCAGTTCCGGGCACACAACCCGCGCAGTCACACGTGGGTGATCCCGTCATGCTGCCCGAGGACGTCGAGAGCGTACTGGAGGCCCTGGAGCGCAAGGGGCAGGTGATCCTGCACGGGCCTCCAGGGACGGGCAAGACCCGGCTCGCGCTCGGCACCGCCCTTGCCCTCACCGGCCGGGCGGACGCTCTGAGTTCTCCGCCTGAGGAGCGCGCAGCCGCCCATGCGGAGATGTTGCGGGCCGGTCGTGTCCACATGGTGACCTTCCATCCCTCCTACGGATACGAGGACTTCGTCGAGGGCTTCAAACCGGACATGAACGTCACGGGCCCGGGACTGGCTCTCGCGCTCATCGACGGTGTGTTCCACACACTGTGCGCCCAGGCCTCTGCCCGCCCGGACGAGAAGTTCCTCCTGATCATCGACGAGATCAACCGAGGTGACCTGCCGCGCATCTTCGGCGAGTTGGTGACGCTCCTCGAACTCGACAAGCGCGGCCTGCCCCTCACGCTGCCCGTCAGTCGACGCACGTTCTCCGTACCGCCGAACGTGCGGATCATCGGGACCATGAACACGGCGGACCGCAGCATCAGCCACCTGGACGCCGCCGTCCGCCGCCGCTTCGCGTTCCTGCCGATCGACCCCGACCCGGATGTCGTGTCCGGCACCGTCGGTCCACTGGACCTGGCGCAGTTCTTCGAGTCCCTCAACACCCGGATCGCCCGGCACCTCGACGCCGACCATCAGATCGGGCACGCCTACCTGCTCCGCGACGGCGAGCCGATCGCCACCGAGGACGACCTGGCCGCCGCCTTCCACCACGAGGTGATTCCGCTGCTGGAGGACTACTGCCTCGGTCGCGCCGACCTGCTGCACCGCATCCTCGGCGGCCTCGTCGACCCGGACACCGGGCGCCCCGCGCTGATGTCGCCGCAGGACCTCGTCGCCGCGCTGGCGAGCGAGTTCACCAGTGGTACACCGGGTCCCGATGCCTGA
- a CDS encoding McrC family protein, whose protein sequence is MPDRTEVRIGEYGSALLAYSQLTPRDVKRLRALQAHGRLGLDQTPTGWRLKAGATVGLLVLDRVRLVMEPKFALPGDRLMDWLAYALGAPAPLPVASRHWATGPEGYADLVAAALLEQCERLLREGLRRDYVRRQSLEPVLRGRLDVAAQATLRYGQLDKLHIRTFDRETDIWDNRVLGTALQVASALTTSPDLTRDLHTIADAFPKATPPDAALRALDRTRYTPLNARYRAAHIWSRLLLRGGGVTDILTDRGTAADGLLLAMPALWEAVVRRLVTDAAAPHGGRGVPSSGAAGITVRGDLGITSAFRPDVLLSLPDRDPTVRALLPVDAKYKRYDRHGVGAEDVHQLLTYSAAYTPGDDRRAVIVHPRAGGHSYRALRVDSPRGRLGNIHVLGIGTHALPQEAAAWVGSVLPLTDG, encoded by the coding sequence ATGCCTGATCGCACCGAGGTACGGATCGGGGAGTACGGCTCAGCCCTGCTGGCGTACTCACAGCTCACGCCCCGTGACGTCAAGCGTCTGCGTGCCCTGCAGGCGCACGGTCGTCTCGGCTTGGACCAGACCCCGACAGGATGGCGGCTCAAGGCCGGTGCGACGGTCGGCCTACTGGTCCTCGACCGCGTCCGTCTGGTCATGGAGCCCAAGTTCGCCCTTCCCGGCGATCGGCTCATGGACTGGCTGGCATACGCCCTCGGTGCGCCGGCTCCGCTTCCGGTGGCGTCACGGCACTGGGCCACCGGCCCGGAGGGCTACGCCGACCTTGTGGCCGCGGCCCTACTGGAGCAGTGCGAGCGACTGCTGCGGGAGGGACTGCGTCGGGACTACGTACGCCGCCAGAGCCTGGAACCGGTCCTGCGGGGACGGTTGGACGTCGCGGCCCAGGCGACTCTCCGTTACGGACAGCTGGACAAGCTACACATCCGCACCTTCGACCGGGAGACGGACATCTGGGACAACCGTGTCCTGGGAACCGCGCTGCAGGTGGCCAGCGCCCTGACCACGAGTCCCGACCTGACCCGCGACCTCCACACCATCGCCGACGCGTTCCCGAAGGCCACGCCTCCCGACGCCGCCCTCCGCGCCCTGGACCGAACCCGGTACACCCCGTTGAACGCCCGCTACCGCGCCGCACACATCTGGTCCCGGCTGTTGCTGCGCGGCGGCGGCGTGACGGACATCCTCACCGACCGCGGCACCGCGGCGGACGGACTCCTGCTCGCCATGCCCGCTCTCTGGGAGGCCGTCGTCCGGCGTCTGGTCACCGACGCCGCCGCCCCGCACGGCGGGCGCGGCGTCCCCAGCAGCGGCGCGGCAGGCATCACCGTGCGGGGCGACCTCGGTATCACCTCTGCCTTCCGGCCGGACGTACTCCTCAGCCTTCCCGACCGGGACCCGACCGTGCGCGCGCTGCTACCGGTGGACGCCAAGTACAAGCGCTACGACCGCCACGGCGTCGGCGCCGAAGACGTTCACCAGCTCCTCACCTACAGCGCCGCCTACACCCCCGGCGACGATAGGCGTGCCGTAATCGTCCACCCCCGCGCCGGTGGGCACTCCTACCGTGCCCTCCGGGTCGACAGCCCGCGCGGGCGCCTCGGAAACATCCATGTCCTCGGCATCGGCACCCACGCACTCCCCCAGGAGGCGGCGGCATGGGTGGGATCGGTGCTGCCGTTGACCGACGGGTGA